The Caldisericia bacterium genomic sequence TTGAAGTTATTGTTGAAGAAATAGGTGAGTCAAAGACTCCCCAGGTTAAAGAGGTAAAGGAGGTTAAAAGGGAAGTTCCAACTATTCCAGTTTCCACTCCTCAACCAACCCAGCCTGTAAAGAAAGAGACAAAACAGGTGAAGGTAGCTAAAGGGGTTAAAGTAGTATCCGCACCCCTCCCTGGAAAGGTACTAAAAGTTAATGTATCTCCTGGAAAGGCAGTAAAGAAAGGTGATGTTCTGCTTGTTATTGAAGCTATGAAGATGGAAAATGAGATATTTGCAGCAGAAGATGGAGTGGTTAAAGCTGTTCATGTTTCTACTGGTCAAAATGTTGAGACTGGAGATCCTATGGTTGAAATAGAAGTTGGAGGATAAAATGGAATCCTTAATTAGTTTGTTCTCTATGAGCGGTCTTTCTGCAATTACAGTAAAACAGTTAATAATGATGGGTGTTGGAGGAGTACTTATCTATCTTGGAATTGCCAAAAAGTTTGAACCAATTCTTCTTATTCCAATAGGTTTTGGTTGTATTCTAACAAATATTCCACTTGCAGGTTTTACCGCACCACCTCATGGAATGCACGCCGGTGGTTTGTTCTATTACCTATACAAAGTTGGAATAGAAACTGAGATATTTCCTGTTCTCATATTTTTGGGTGTAGGAGCAA encodes the following:
- a CDS encoding biotin/lipoyl-binding protein — its product is EVIVEEIGESKTPQVKEVKEVKREVPTIPVSTPQPTQPVKKETKQVKVAKGVKVVSAPLPGKVLKVNVSPGKAVKKGDVLLVIEAMKMENEIFAAEDGVVKAVHVSTGQNVETGDPMVEIEVGG